A window of the Cystobacter fuscus genome harbors these coding sequences:
- a CDS encoding FHA domain-containing protein, producing MSAPARPAVGGAPAARPVSAARPVPTASRFGLTVVAGSSRGQRFKLPITGCTVGRTRGAILFADDVFVSAQHATFLIKDNVLHVRDEASASGLYVTIPGTETLTPYAFFSVGQRLFRFIGKLDAPPPVAGRPIVYGAPVPPGQGVYGVEEVLVGGRGGRTVVTSAPLLTIGQANCDFCYAQEEGLAGRHCELSFTASGAQLRDLSGGLGTYVRIPSGVDRPLRSGDRVRMGQHVVQVDLMT from the coding sequence GTGAGCGCGCCGGCCCGTCCCGCCGTGGGAGGCGCCCCGGCGGCCCGGCCCGTCAGCGCCGCCCGGCCCGTGCCCACCGCCTCGCGCTTCGGCCTCACGGTCGTCGCCGGCTCGTCCCGGGGCCAGCGCTTCAAGCTGCCCATCACCGGCTGTACGGTAGGCCGCACCCGGGGTGCCATCCTCTTCGCGGATGACGTCTTCGTCTCCGCCCAGCACGCCACCTTCCTCATCAAGGACAACGTGCTGCACGTGCGCGACGAGGCCAGTGCCTCGGGCCTCTACGTCACCATCCCCGGCACCGAGACGCTCACCCCCTACGCCTTCTTCAGCGTGGGCCAGCGGCTCTTCCGCTTCATCGGCAAGCTCGACGCGCCGCCCCCCGTCGCCGGGCGGCCCATCGTCTATGGCGCCCCGGTGCCTCCCGGACAGGGCGTCTATGGGGTGGAAGAGGTGCTCGTCGGCGGCCGGGGAGGTCGCACGGTCGTCACCTCCGCCCCGCTGCTCACCATCGGACAGGCCAACTGCGACTTCTGCTACGCCCAGGAGGAAGGGCTCGCCGGACGGCACTGCGAGCTGAGCTTCACCGCCTCCGGGGCCCAGCTGAGGGACTTGTCCGGCGGCCTCGGCACCTACGTGCGCATCCCCTCCGGCGTGGACCGGCCGCTGCGCTCGGGAGACCGGGTGCGCATGGGCCAGCACGTCGTCCAGGTGGATTTGATGACCTGA
- a CDS encoding RelA/SpoT family protein, translated as MIRLNDILQRVASYHPDPDLDIIKKAYVYSAKVHQGQLRKSGEPYLIHPLEVAGLLAELKLDEASIVTGLLHDTIEDTLATAEELTELFGPEVAQLVDGVTKLSKFSASATLSQEEKQAENFRKMIIAMAQDIRVILVKLADRTHNMRTLDHMSEEKQRRIAQETLDIYAPLANRLGISWVKTELEDLSFRYVKPQEYFALQDKIGRRKKEREKYLDDVSTLITSKLAERGLKGEVSGRFKHAYSIYKKMKSQGIEFEQIHDVIAFRIITNSMPACYEALGLVHQLWKPVPGRFKDFIAIPKPNMYQSLHTTVVGPLGERIEVQIRTPDMHKVAEEGIAAHWAYKEGKALSVSKDDEKFAWLRQLMEWQQDLKDPKEFLETVKVDLFTDEVFVFTPRGDVKSLPRGATPVDFAYAIHSDVGGRCVGSKVNGKIVPLRYKLKNGDTVEVLTSPQAHPSKDWLTFVKTSRAQQRIRAFIKQQQREKSLQLGRELLERELKRFQLNFNRLLKNGELKKVCEELGFRVEDDLLVAIGYGKVVPNQVLSRVVPPEKLAASSGEARNAPASDTSGNHASSASMLPGLSKVTDFAKKLVGKQNSSGVQIGGVDDVLVRFGRCCNPVPGDPIAGFITRGRGVTVHTVGCDKALATDPERRVDVSWDVRGDFKRPVTLRVLTTERTGMLADISNTFSKKGVNISQANCRATGDERAVNTFEVTITDLKQLTDLMRTIERLPGVYSVERI; from the coding sequence ATGATTCGCCTGAACGACATTCTCCAACGGGTGGCCTCCTATCACCCGGACCCCGACCTGGACATCATCAAGAAGGCTTACGTCTATTCGGCCAAGGTGCACCAGGGTCAGTTGCGCAAATCAGGTGAGCCCTACCTGATACATCCTCTGGAGGTCGCTGGGCTGCTCGCCGAGCTGAAGCTCGACGAGGCCTCCATCGTCACAGGACTGCTTCACGACACCATCGAGGACACGCTCGCCACCGCCGAGGAACTCACCGAGCTGTTCGGCCCCGAGGTCGCCCAGCTCGTCGACGGTGTGACGAAGCTGTCCAAGTTCTCCGCCTCGGCCACGCTGTCCCAGGAGGAGAAGCAGGCGGAGAACTTCCGCAAGATGATCATCGCGATGGCGCAGGACATCCGCGTCATCCTGGTGAAGCTGGCCGACCGCACCCACAACATGCGGACCCTGGACCACATGTCCGAGGAGAAGCAGCGGCGCATTGCCCAGGAGACCCTGGACATCTACGCCCCGCTGGCCAACCGCCTGGGCATCAGCTGGGTGAAGACGGAGCTGGAGGACCTGTCCTTCCGCTACGTCAAGCCCCAGGAGTACTTCGCGCTCCAGGACAAGATCGGCCGGCGCAAGAAGGAGCGCGAGAAGTACCTCGACGACGTGAGCACGCTCATCACCAGCAAGCTCGCCGAGCGTGGGCTCAAGGGCGAGGTGAGCGGCCGCTTCAAGCACGCCTACAGCATCTACAAGAAGATGAAGTCGCAGGGGATCGAGTTCGAGCAGATCCACGACGTCATCGCCTTCCGCATCATCACCAACTCCATGCCCGCCTGCTACGAGGCGCTGGGTCTGGTGCATCAGCTGTGGAAGCCCGTGCCGGGGCGCTTCAAGGACTTCATCGCCATCCCCAAGCCCAACATGTACCAGTCGCTGCACACGACGGTCGTGGGGCCGCTGGGCGAGCGCATCGAAGTGCAGATCCGCACCCCGGACATGCACAAGGTGGCCGAGGAAGGCATCGCGGCGCACTGGGCGTACAAGGAGGGCAAGGCGCTCTCCGTCAGCAAGGACGACGAGAAGTTCGCCTGGCTGCGCCAGCTCATGGAGTGGCAGCAGGACCTCAAGGATCCCAAGGAGTTCCTCGAGACGGTGAAGGTGGACCTCTTCACCGACGAGGTCTTCGTCTTCACGCCCCGGGGTGACGTGAAGAGCCTGCCGCGCGGCGCCACGCCCGTGGACTTCGCCTACGCCATCCACTCGGACGTGGGCGGCCGGTGCGTGGGCTCCAAGGTGAACGGGAAGATCGTCCCGCTGCGCTACAAGCTCAAGAACGGGGACACGGTGGAGGTGCTCACCAGCCCCCAGGCGCACCCGTCCAAGGACTGGCTCACCTTCGTCAAGACGAGCCGCGCCCAGCAGCGCATCCGCGCCTTCATCAAGCAGCAGCAGCGCGAGAAGAGCCTGCAACTGGGCCGCGAGCTGCTCGAGCGCGAGCTCAAGCGCTTCCAGCTCAACTTCAACCGCCTGCTCAAGAACGGCGAGCTCAAGAAGGTGTGCGAGGAGCTGGGCTTCCGCGTGGAGGACGACCTGCTGGTGGCCATCGGCTACGGCAAGGTGGTGCCCAACCAGGTGCTCTCGCGCGTGGTGCCGCCGGAGAAGCTGGCCGCGTCCTCGGGCGAGGCTCGCAACGCGCCCGCCTCGGACACCTCCGGCAACCACGCCAGCTCCGCCAGCATGCTGCCGGGCCTGTCCAAGGTCACCGACTTCGCCAAGAAGCTGGTGGGCAAGCAGAACAGCAGCGGCGTGCAGATTGGTGGCGTGGACGACGTGCTGGTGCGCTTCGGGCGCTGTTGCAACCCGGTTCCGGGGGACCCCATCGCGGGGTTCATCACCCGGGGCCGGGGCGTCACGGTGCACACGGTGGGCTGCGACAAGGCCCTGGCCACGGATCCCGAGCGGCGCGTCGACGTGTCCTGGGATGTTCGCGGCGACTTCAAGCGTCCGGTCACCCTTCGAGTGCTCACCACCGAGCGCACGGGCATGCTGGCGGACATCTCCAACACCTTCTCCAAGAAGGGCGTCAACATCTCCCAGGCCAACTGCCGGGCCACCGGGGATGAGCGCGCGGTGAACACCTTCGAGGTCACCATCACCGACCTCAAGCAGCTCACCGACTTGATGCGCACCATCGAGCGCCTGCCGGGTGTCTACTCCGTCGAGCGCATCTGA
- a CDS encoding RidA family protein has product MARKTVHSDNAPKAIGPYSQAVQADAGKMTFLSGQIPLDPKTMELVPGDVVAQTEQVMKNLGAVLQAAGLDFSHVVRCTIFLTDLGDFARVNEVYGRSFPGSPPARVTVQVSALPRGSKVEIDAIAVS; this is encoded by the coding sequence ATGGCTCGCAAGACGGTGCACTCCGACAACGCGCCCAAGGCGATTGGCCCCTACTCCCAGGCGGTGCAGGCGGACGCCGGGAAGATGACCTTCCTGTCCGGACAGATTCCCCTGGACCCGAAGACGATGGAGCTGGTGCCGGGCGATGTGGTCGCGCAGACCGAGCAGGTGATGAAGAACCTGGGCGCGGTGCTCCAGGCCGCTGGTCTGGACTTCTCCCACGTGGTGCGCTGCACCATCTTCCTCACCGACCTGGGGGACTTCGCCCGGGTGAACGAGGTGTACGGCCGCTCCTTCCCCGGCTCGCCTCCGGCCCGCGTCACCGTGCAGGTGTCCGCGCTGCCCCGTGGCTCCAAGGTGGAGATCGACGCCATCGCCGTGTCCTGA
- a CDS encoding DsbA family protein, whose amino-acid sequence MKPNVIVALLVGLLLGFVGGRAFTGSSKDSAGSNKPTAAANAAAPSGKPAEATIFKVPIDDSPIKGSADALVTLVEFSDYQCPFCARANATVEQLQKDYGSKLRVVMKQNPLSFHPRAKPAALAALAAGEQGKYWEYHEKLFANAKALEDKDLEGYAQDVGLDISRWKADLNNPKLSAIIDRDQAMAGKLGANGTPAFFINGRFLSGAQPIGNFKTIIDEELGKAESLVRSGTPANQVYAAIVAKGVESAPRNNPSQPEAPAQAYRKVDVPEDAPSFGPKDAKVTIVEWSDFECPFCGRVGPTLKQIKDTYAKDVRVVFRHQPLPFHPNAKTAAEASMAAHEQGKFWEYHDKLFANQRALDRASLEKYAQEVGLDLGKFKSALDSGKFRAKVEADSSAGAAVGANGTPTFFVNGREFVGAQPFESFKRIIDEEKARAEKLLASGTKPDGLYARLIEEGLKSNGAAAAPAEPAVQNIEVGNAPVTGAKNAPVTIVAFSDFECPFCGRVVPTLHQLEQEYKGKIRVAFKNQPLPMHPNAKPAAEAALAANEQGKFWEYHDKLFANQRALDRASLEKYAQEVGLDVNKFKAALDSGKFTAQVTADMAEAGRVGVTGTPSFFINGRSLVGAQPIDAFKRVIDEELKKKGTVAADQK is encoded by the coding sequence ATGAAACCCAATGTCATCGTTGCCCTCCTCGTGGGCCTGTTGCTGGGCTTCGTGGGTGGCCGGGCCTTCACCGGCTCCTCGAAGGATTCCGCGGGAAGCAACAAGCCCACCGCGGCCGCCAACGCGGCGGCTCCCAGTGGGAAGCCTGCCGAGGCCACCATCTTCAAGGTGCCCATCGACGACTCGCCCATCAAGGGCAGCGCGGACGCGCTCGTCACGCTCGTCGAGTTCTCCGACTACCAGTGCCCGTTCTGCGCGCGCGCCAACGCCACGGTGGAGCAGTTGCAGAAGGACTACGGCAGCAAGCTGCGCGTGGTCATGAAGCAGAACCCGCTGTCCTTCCACCCGCGCGCCAAGCCCGCCGCCCTGGCCGCGCTCGCCGCTGGTGAGCAGGGCAAGTACTGGGAGTACCACGAGAAGCTCTTCGCCAACGCCAAGGCGCTCGAGGACAAGGACCTGGAGGGCTACGCCCAGGACGTGGGCCTGGACATCTCCCGCTGGAAGGCGGACCTGAACAACCCCAAGCTCTCCGCCATCATCGACCGCGATCAGGCCATGGCCGGCAAGCTCGGCGCCAATGGCACCCCGGCCTTCTTCATCAACGGCCGCTTCCTCTCGGGCGCCCAGCCGATCGGCAACTTCAAGACCATCATCGACGAGGAGCTGGGCAAGGCCGAGTCCCTCGTGCGCTCGGGCACCCCGGCCAACCAGGTGTACGCCGCCATCGTCGCCAAGGGCGTGGAGTCGGCGCCGCGCAACAACCCCTCGCAGCCCGAGGCTCCCGCGCAGGCCTACCGCAAGGTGGACGTGCCCGAGGATGCCCCGTCCTTCGGCCCCAAGGACGCCAAGGTGACGATCGTCGAGTGGTCGGACTTCGAGTGCCCCTTCTGCGGCCGCGTGGGCCCCACGCTCAAGCAGATCAAGGACACGTACGCCAAGGACGTGCGCGTGGTGTTCCGTCACCAGCCGCTGCCCTTCCACCCCAACGCCAAGACGGCCGCCGAGGCCTCGATGGCCGCGCACGAGCAGGGCAAGTTCTGGGAGTACCACGACAAGCTCTTCGCCAATCAGCGCGCCCTGGACCGCGCCTCGCTCGAGAAGTACGCCCAGGAAGTCGGGCTCGACCTGGGCAAGTTCAAGTCCGCGCTCGACTCGGGCAAGTTCCGCGCGAAGGTGGAGGCGGATTCGTCCGCTGGCGCCGCGGTGGGCGCCAATGGCACCCCGACCTTCTTCGTCAACGGCCGTGAGTTCGTGGGCGCCCAGCCCTTCGAGAGCTTCAAGCGGATCATCGACGAGGAGAAGGCGCGCGCCGAGAAGCTGCTGGCCTCCGGCACCAAGCCGGACGGGCTGTACGCCAGGCTCATCGAGGAGGGACTGAAGTCCAACGGCGCCGCCGCCGCTCCCGCCGAGCCGGCCGTGCAGAACATCGAGGTGGGCAATGCCCCGGTGACGGGCGCGAAGAACGCCCCCGTGACGATCGTGGCCTTCTCCGACTTCGAGTGCCCGTTCTGCGGCCGCGTCGTACCGACGCTCCACCAGCTCGAGCAGGAGTACAAGGGGAAGATCCGCGTGGCCTTCAAGAACCAGCCGCTGCCCATGCACCCCAACGCCAAGCCGGCCGCCGAGGCCGCGCTCGCCGCGAACGAGCAGGGCAAGTTCTGGGAGTACCACGACAAGCTCTTCGCCAATCAGCGCGCCCTGGACCGCGCCTCGCTCGAGAAGTACGCCCAGGAAGTCGGGCTCGACGTGAACAAGTTCAAGGCCGCGCTCGACTCGGGCAAGTTCACCGCCCAGGTCACCGCCGACATGGCCGAGGCGGGCCGCGTGGGCGTCACCGGCACCCCGAGCTTCTTCATCAACGGCCGCTCACTCGTGGGCGCCCAGCCCATCGACGCCTTCAAGCGCGTCATCGACGAGGAGCTGAAGAAGAAGGGCACGGTCGCCGCGGACCAGAAGTAG
- a CDS encoding ABC transporter ATP-binding protein, translating to MSEPAIELTNVSRRFGHKVAVDGVSLRIESGQVYGLIGPNGAGKTTTFSMMCGYLRPTQGQVRVMGVTPSAEGALKGKLGVLPQDAVLPGGWKVGPLLMYWARLSGLEAPEREARESLEKVGLLEAWGVETSALSHGMGKRVALAQALMGRPPLVLLDEPTAGMDPRIAHQVRQVILDMRGQRTVVVSSHNLQELEQLCDAAAILDRGRLVQAGSIADLTSQGAEFRVQVARGTVLLPELEALPGVTAARMEGEHLLHVRFDGQAHRPEEVISRVVGHLLQTGVLILGVSRGQRLEERVLQLT from the coding sequence GTGAGCGAGCCCGCCATCGAACTCACGAATGTCTCGCGGCGCTTCGGCCACAAGGTCGCGGTGGATGGGGTGAGCCTGCGCATCGAGAGCGGCCAGGTGTATGGCCTCATCGGGCCCAACGGAGCCGGCAAGACGACCACCTTCTCCATGATGTGCGGCTACCTGCGGCCCACCCAGGGCCAGGTGCGGGTCATGGGCGTCACCCCCAGCGCCGAGGGCGCGCTCAAGGGCAAGCTCGGCGTGCTGCCCCAGGACGCGGTACTGCCCGGGGGATGGAAGGTGGGGCCGCTGCTCATGTACTGGGCCCGGCTGAGCGGCCTGGAGGCTCCCGAGCGCGAGGCGCGCGAGTCCCTGGAGAAGGTCGGCCTGCTGGAGGCGTGGGGCGTGGAGACGAGCGCCCTGTCCCACGGCATGGGCAAGCGCGTGGCCCTGGCCCAGGCGCTCATGGGACGTCCGCCCCTCGTCCTGCTCGACGAGCCCACCGCCGGAATGGACCCGCGCATCGCCCATCAGGTGCGGCAGGTCATCCTCGACATGCGCGGCCAGCGCACGGTGGTGGTCTCCAGCCACAATCTCCAGGAACTGGAGCAGTTGTGTGACGCGGCGGCCATCCTCGACCGGGGCCGGCTGGTGCAGGCCGGCTCGATCGCCGACCTCACGAGCCAGGGCGCCGAGTTCCGCGTCCAGGTGGCCCGGGGCACCGTCCTCCTGCCCGAACTGGAGGCGCTCCCCGGCGTCACCGCCGCGCGCATGGAGGGCGAGCACCTGCTGCACGTGCGCTTCGACGGCCAGGCGCATCGACCGGAGGAGGTCATCAGCCGCGTCGTGGGCCACCTGCTCCAGACCGGTGTGCTCATCCTGGGCGTGTCGCGGGGCCAGCGGCTCGAGGAGCGCGTGCTCCAGCTCACCTGA
- a CDS encoding ABC transporter permease, protein MNGLKETAVIWSAECQRTLRSTRVLALLGLYSLFSLLVFVVAAFLRSFVQQMTQSGMMTVPSEGIPLAVVVVFFFSLFFLPLYVALMGFDQVSGEVGPRSIRYLTVRARRSSVLWGKLLAQATVLLSLVFALDLGLCVYAWVSTPGFGLADFGESLLRFWLASAVFSSTFLSLTSLCSCVTTSPPVSLILNLAVLVFSLVLWMTALADEGNPVRYLRFLSPLKYSLDLLDPALRTAAISVAAYAVFTLLFLGSALTALRTRDL, encoded by the coding sequence TTGAACGGACTGAAAGAAACCGCGGTCATCTGGAGCGCCGAGTGCCAGCGCACCCTGCGCAGCACGCGCGTGCTGGCGCTGCTCGGGCTCTACAGCCTCTTCTCCCTGCTGGTCTTCGTGGTGGCGGCGTTCCTGCGCTCGTTCGTCCAGCAGATGACGCAGTCGGGGATGATGACCGTGCCGAGCGAGGGGATTCCCCTGGCGGTCGTGGTGGTCTTCTTCTTCAGCCTCTTCTTCCTGCCGCTGTACGTGGCGTTGATGGGGTTCGATCAGGTGAGCGGCGAGGTGGGCCCGCGCTCCATCCGCTACCTCACGGTGCGCGCGCGCCGCTCGTCGGTGCTGTGGGGCAAGCTGCTGGCGCAGGCCACGGTGCTGCTGAGCCTCGTGTTCGCGCTCGACCTGGGGCTGTGCGTGTACGCGTGGGTCAGCACGCCGGGCTTCGGCCTGGCGGACTTCGGCGAGAGCCTCTTGCGCTTCTGGCTGGCCTCCGCGGTCTTCTCCTCCACCTTCCTGTCGCTCACCTCGCTCTGCTCCTGTGTCACGACGAGTCCCCCCGTGAGCCTCATCCTCAACCTCGCCGTCCTCGTGTTCTCGCTCGTGCTGTGGATGACGGCCCTGGCCGACGAGGGCAATCCCGTGCGCTACCTGCGCTTCCTCTCGCCGTTGAAGTACTCGTTGGATCTGCTGGATCCGGCGCTGCGCACGGCGGCGATCAGCGTGGCGGCCTATGCCGTCTTCACGCTGTTGTTCCTCGGTTCCGCCCTGACGGCGCTGCGCACGAGGGACCTGTGA
- a CDS encoding penicillin-binding transpeptidase domain-containing protein, whose translation MTFSRVAPATLLLPLFFLLIGADESGALPGSPESEPEAAALAEAGAGDAGTPDGGLAEAGEESDAGVMLGLVPPRPVPSREADPPIAHLRPLPARQDVLARAKKDAKGRLVVPGPNGAVPLTIDPVLQEQLKRTLELYQVPFGAVVVLEPSTGRVLAMAEHSQSRPDLRGLATRAVFPAASIFKIVTGAALLEAGLTPEAQTCFHGGKRRISAKLLEDSTSDGQCHSLAAAMGKSANVIFAKLTQRHLSPESLRRAAARFHFNRDIPFPVPTDVSLAAVPEEDGFRFAQTGAGFGDVYLSPLHGALLAAVAANGGVWKDPILFEPGADAPSVPGEQVLSPEVARGLTTMLEATVTQGTARRVFRERGMRVPGAVGKTGTLADNKPFRDYSWFVGFAPKDNPRLAVAAVIVNEPLWRIRAAWLGREGLRLGMARLPPGALAPQKDDAPDVPVEEDSEEEEAQEGGPPAPAVATTPAATPPETTPGTEAASAMSQP comes from the coding sequence ATGACGTTCTCCCGAGTCGCCCCCGCCACGCTGCTGCTGCCCCTGTTCTTCCTGCTCATTGGCGCGGACGAGAGCGGTGCCCTGCCCGGTAGCCCCGAGTCGGAGCCCGAGGCCGCCGCGCTCGCGGAGGCCGGCGCGGGCGATGCCGGAACCCCGGACGGCGGTCTGGCCGAGGCGGGGGAGGAGAGTGATGCCGGGGTGATGCTGGGCCTGGTGCCCCCCCGGCCGGTGCCCTCGCGCGAGGCGGATCCTCCCATCGCCCACCTGCGCCCGCTCCCCGCCAGGCAGGACGTGCTCGCCCGGGCGAAGAAGGACGCCAAGGGCCGGCTGGTGGTGCCGGGCCCCAACGGGGCCGTGCCGCTGACCATCGATCCCGTGCTCCAGGAGCAACTCAAGCGCACGCTCGAGCTGTACCAGGTGCCCTTCGGCGCGGTGGTGGTGCTCGAGCCCTCCACGGGCCGGGTGCTCGCCATGGCCGAGCACTCGCAGTCGCGGCCGGACCTGCGCGGCCTGGCCACGCGCGCGGTGTTCCCCGCGGCCAGCATCTTCAAGATCGTCACCGGCGCCGCGCTGCTCGAGGCGGGCCTGACCCCCGAGGCGCAGACGTGCTTCCACGGCGGCAAGCGGCGCATCTCCGCGAAGCTCCTGGAGGACAGCACGAGCGACGGCCAGTGCCACTCGCTCGCCGCCGCCATGGGCAAGAGCGCCAACGTCATCTTCGCCAAGCTCACCCAGCGCCACCTGTCGCCCGAGTCGTTGCGGCGTGCCGCGGCGCGCTTCCACTTCAACCGGGACATTCCCTTCCCCGTGCCCACGGACGTGTCGCTCGCCGCCGTGCCGGAGGAGGACGGGTTCCGCTTCGCGCAGACGGGCGCGGGCTTCGGCGACGTGTACCTCTCGCCGCTGCATGGCGCGCTCCTGGCGGCCGTGGCGGCCAACGGCGGCGTGTGGAAGGACCCCATCCTCTTCGAGCCCGGCGCGGACGCGCCCTCCGTCCCCGGGGAGCAGGTGCTCTCGCCCGAGGTGGCACGAGGCCTGACGACGATGCTGGAGGCGACGGTCACCCAGGGCACCGCGCGCCGCGTCTTCCGCGAGCGGGGCATGCGCGTGCCGGGCGCGGTGGGCAAGACGGGGACGCTGGCGGACAACAAGCCCTTCCGCGACTACTCGTGGTTCGTGGGCTTCGCGCCCAAGGACAACCCCAGGCTCGCCGTGGCGGCGGTCATCGTCAACGAGCCGCTCTGGCGCATCCGGGCCGCGTGGCTCGGCCGCGAGGGGTTGCGCCTGGGCATGGCCCGCCTGCCTCCGGGCGCCCTCGCGCCCCAGAAGGACGACGCGCCCGACGTGCCCGTGGAGGAGGACTCCGAGGAAGAAGAGGCCCAGGAGGGCGGCCCGCCCGCCCCCGCCGTGGCCACGACGCCCGCCGCGACGCCTCCCGAGACAACTCCCGGGACGGAAGCCGCGTCGGCGATGTCCCAGCCGTGA
- a CDS encoding DUF4388 domain-containing protein has translation MRGLSGDFSTMPLKDLVAYLGSRRVSGTLRVMRAGVRKLILLREGQVLSASSNQTREYLGQFLIHMGHLNAEQFAQAHAQQSEANVPLGQILVLLGWVSEVTVRSTLQLKFRETLLDMFRWEEGEFSFDAGAVPQIEGVEAGVDLMDIHREGEFRETAWQSLRAAFPSGSAYLEVNESRLPEMPRAGSLDATLVERVREGLSIDELVKTLHTSDFLVYQRLYALYRREAIRVVNTPPPGRVRPATSPELEEKVKDLEVGVVGDESLTPELIQAAQSHLENGNFWDGEALARRAHEQSPTPETEALLNSASAALLGLLRRRMLDTPQVPSLRVTAAQLKTTPLTTPERYLLSRIDGKRDVGTILGMSPLGELDALKYFQSFVDTGLVQLKPR, from the coding sequence ATGCGCGGCCTGTCAGGTGACTTCTCGACGATGCCCTTGAAGGACCTCGTCGCCTACCTCGGCAGCCGGCGGGTCTCGGGAACGCTGCGCGTCATGCGCGCGGGAGTGCGCAAGTTGATCCTCCTGCGCGAGGGGCAGGTGCTCAGCGCGAGCTCCAACCAGACGCGGGAATATCTGGGCCAGTTCCTCATCCACATGGGGCACCTGAACGCGGAGCAGTTCGCCCAGGCCCATGCCCAGCAGAGCGAGGCGAACGTGCCGCTGGGGCAGATCCTCGTGCTGCTCGGGTGGGTGTCGGAGGTGACGGTGCGCAGCACGCTCCAGCTCAAGTTCCGCGAGACGCTGCTGGACATGTTCCGCTGGGAGGAGGGGGAGTTCTCCTTCGACGCGGGGGCGGTGCCGCAGATCGAGGGCGTGGAGGCGGGGGTGGATCTGATGGACATCCACCGCGAGGGGGAGTTCCGCGAGACGGCGTGGCAGTCCCTGCGGGCGGCGTTTCCCTCGGGGAGCGCCTACCTCGAGGTGAACGAGTCGCGGCTGCCGGAGATGCCCCGGGCCGGCAGTCTGGACGCGACGCTGGTGGAGCGCGTGCGCGAGGGGCTGAGCATCGACGAGCTGGTGAAGACGCTGCACACCTCGGACTTCCTCGTGTACCAGCGGCTGTACGCGCTCTACCGGCGGGAGGCGATCCGGGTGGTGAACACGCCCCCGCCAGGACGGGTGCGCCCGGCGACCTCGCCCGAACTCGAGGAGAAGGTGAAGGATCTGGAGGTGGGCGTGGTGGGAGACGAGTCCCTCACGCCCGAGCTCATCCAGGCGGCCCAGTCCCACCTGGAGAACGGCAACTTCTGGGACGGAGAGGCGCTGGCGCGCCGGGCCCATGAGCAGTCCCCCACGCCGGAGACGGAGGCGCTGCTCAACTCGGCGTCGGCGGCGCTGTTGGGGCTGTTGCGGCGGCGGATGCTGGACACGCCCCAGGTGCCCTCGCTGCGCGTGACGGCGGCGCAACTGAAGACGACCCCGCTCACCACCCCCGAGCGCTACCTGCTCTCGCGCATCGACGGCAAGCGCGACGTGGGCACCATCCTCGGCATGTCGCCGCTCGGCGAGCTGGACGCGCTGAAGTACTTCCAGTCCTTCGTGGACACGGGGCTGGTGCAGCTCAAGCCCCGGTGA
- a CDS encoding glutaredoxin family protein, with product MVRIYSKPHCHLCDQAREVLERVRARIPFELVEEDIRASPTLLAAYRYDIPVVIFEGIATFKHRLREEEVEECLRRGAGGTHVAESKGQGR from the coding sequence ATGGTCCGAATCTACTCGAAACCCCATTGCCACCTCTGTGACCAGGCGAGGGAGGTGCTCGAACGCGTCCGAGCCCGCATCCCCTTCGAGCTGGTGGAAGAGGACATCCGCGCCAGTCCCACACTCCTTGCTGCCTACCGCTATGACATCCCGGTGGTCATTTTCGAGGGAATCGCCACCTTCAAGCACCGCCTGAGGGAAGAGGAGGTCGAGGAATGTCTCCGGCGGGGCGCGGGTGGCACGCACGTTGCTGAATCCAAGGGCCAGGGAAGGTAA